One segment of Ahaetulla prasina isolate Xishuangbanna chromosome 9, ASM2864084v1, whole genome shotgun sequence DNA contains the following:
- the YKT6 gene encoding synaptobrevin homolog YKT6, whose protein sequence is MKLYSLSVLYKGDPKVHLLKAAYDVSSFSFFQRSSVQEFMTFTSQLIVERSELGSRASVKEQEYLCHVYVRNDGLAGVVIADHEYPSRVCFTLLDKVLDEFSRQVNRIDWPSGTPTTITYTALDGYLSKYQNPRDADAMTKVQAELDETKVILHNTMESLLERGEKLDDLVAKSEILGNQSKAFYKTARKQNSCCDIM, encoded by the exons ATGAAGCTTTACAGTCTAAGTGTTCTTTACAAAGGTGATCCCAAAGTGCACTTACTGAAAGCTGCTTATGATGTCTCGTCATTTAGCTTCTTCCAGAGATCCAG CGTTCAAGAATTTATGACCTTCACAAGTCAACTGATAGTAGAGCGTTCAGAGCTTGGAAGCAGAGCTTCTGTAAAGGAACAAG AATACCTCTGCCATGTTTATGTACGGAATGATGGTTTGGCTGGAGTGGTAATTGCAGATCATGAATATCCATCCCGGGTTTGTTTCACCTTGTTGGATAAG GTACTTGATGAATTCTCTAGGCAAGTTAATCGGATAGACTGGCCTTCTGGAACTCCAACAACAATAACCTATACAGCATTGGATGGATACCTTAGTAAATATCAG AATCCTCGTGATGCCGATGCAATGACAAAAGTGCAAGCCGAATTGGATGAGACCAAAGTTATCCTG CACAATACAATGGAGTCCTTGTTGGAACGAGGAGAGAAGCTGGATGACTTAGTGGCCAAGTCAGAGATTCTTGGAAATCAGTCAAAAGCCTTTTACAAAACT GCCCGGAAGCAGAATTCATGCTGTGACATCATGTGA